The proteins below come from a single Comamonas antarctica genomic window:
- a CDS encoding BLUF domain-containing protein — translation MLVRLIYASRAADDSPAAIEAILTQAREHNPASGITGVLCYGGGVFLQAIEGGRSQVSALFGHIQRDARHRDVELLHYEEINERRFGGWTMGQVNLSRINHAIVLKYSETMELDPYAVSGKMSLALLEELMATASIMGRA, via the coding sequence ATGCTGGTGCGCCTGATCTATGCAAGCCGTGCGGCGGACGACTCCCCCGCGGCGATCGAAGCCATTCTGACCCAGGCGCGCGAGCACAATCCGGCCTCGGGCATCACCGGCGTGCTGTGCTACGGCGGCGGCGTGTTCCTGCAAGCCATCGAAGGCGGGCGCTCGCAGGTCAGCGCGCTGTTCGGCCACATCCAGCGCGATGCGCGCCACCGCGACGTGGAACTGCTGCATTACGAGGAAATCAATGAGCGCCGCTTTGGCGGCTGGACCATGGGCCAGGTCAACCTGTCGCGCATCAACCATGCGATCGTGCTCAAGTACTCCGAGACCATGGAACTCGATCCCTATGCGGTGTCGGGGAAGATGTCGCTGGCGCTGCTGGAGGAGCTGATGGCGACGGCGTCGATCATGGGCAGGGCTTAA
- a CDS encoding ATP-binding cassette domain-containing protein: MMPPDSMPPLLEVTDLARSYRLPRRQLFSAAPTVEALRGVSLRVDHGRSLGVVGESGSGKSTLARLVMALDKPDAGQVKLLGQDVHRLAPQELRSARRHFQMVFQDPYGSLDPRQRVARIVAEPLQALGAGSRAEQRERAAQALAEVGLRSADLDKYPHEFSGGQRQRIAIARALITRPRLIVADEPVSALDVSVQAQVLNLLRDLQQQHGLGYLLISHDLAVVQQLCDEVVVLYQGRIVERGAPAQLFAAPEHPYTRALVAAVPQIAPGRARARRRERVDALARQPAAE, from the coding sequence ATGATGCCGCCGGATTCCATGCCGCCGCTGCTCGAAGTCACCGACCTGGCGCGCAGCTACCGCCTGCCACGCCGGCAGCTGTTCAGCGCTGCGCCGACCGTCGAGGCCCTGCGCGGCGTGAGCCTGCGCGTGGATCATGGTCGTAGCCTGGGCGTCGTCGGCGAATCGGGTTCGGGCAAGTCGACGCTGGCGCGGCTGGTCATGGCGCTCGACAAGCCCGATGCGGGCCAGGTCAAGCTGCTGGGCCAGGATGTGCACCGCCTGGCGCCGCAGGAACTGCGCAGCGCGCGGCGCCATTTCCAGATGGTGTTCCAGGACCCCTATGGCTCGCTCGATCCGCGCCAGCGCGTGGCGCGCATCGTCGCCGAGCCGCTGCAGGCGCTGGGCGCGGGCAGCCGCGCCGAACAGCGCGAGCGCGCCGCGCAGGCGCTGGCCGAAGTCGGGCTGCGCAGCGCCGATCTGGACAAGTACCCGCACGAGTTCTCGGGCGGCCAGCGCCAGCGCATTGCCATTGCGCGCGCGTTGATCACGCGTCCGCGCCTGATCGTCGCCGACGAGCCGGTCAGCGCGCTCGACGTGTCGGTGCAGGCCCAGGTGCTGAACCTGCTGCGCGATCTGCAGCAGCAGCACGGCCTGGGCTATCTGCTGATCAGCCATGACCTGGCGGTGGTGCAGCAGCTGTGCGATGAGGTTGTCGTGCTCTACCAGGGGCGGATCGTCGAGCGCGGCGCGCCGGCCCAGCTGTTTGCCGCGCCCGAGCACCCCTACACCCGCGCGCTGGTCGCGGCCGTGCCGCAGATCGCGCCCGGACGCGCACGTGCGCGCCGGCGCGAGCGGGTTGATGCGCTGGCGCGGCAGCCCGCAGCCGAATAG
- a CDS encoding ABC transporter substrate-binding protein, with amino-acid sequence MLNRRHVLAASTLASTTLLAPWSAMAQEKKNSVVIALTLEPPGLDPTANAASSIAEIVQYNLFETLTKINSDGSVSPLLAESWEVGADLKTFTFKLRKNVRFHNGEPFNAETVKFSFERAAAEKSTNKDKRNFSGLGIKIVDPHTVVITNEDIDPDFLFVLGQATSIIVEPKSAATNATQPVGTGPYQVGRWSKGASVTLNAWKDYRAARDIHIQRATFRFIPDPAAQVAALMAGDIDCFPRVSPRSVAQFKSNPRFEVQVSGSRAKTIMAMNNARKPLNDVRVRRAIAAAIDRKVVIDGAAEGYGVPIGSYYVPTAFGYVDTTGVNPFDLEKAKALLAEAGVKLPLTLTMTLPPAPYARQGGEIIAAQLAKIGIQVKLQNVEWAQWLSGTYGNKNYDLTIISHVEPFDLGNFAKTDYYWGYQSQAFNTLYDQIKRAQRPADRARLLGDAQRLIAQDSVHAFLYQPQWVTVAKKGLRGLWKDMPVFVNDLSALSWA; translated from the coding sequence ATGTTGAACCGCCGCCACGTCCTGGCCGCCAGCACCCTGGCCAGCACGACCCTTCTTGCGCCCTGGAGCGCCATGGCCCAGGAAAAGAAGAACAGCGTGGTGATTGCGCTCACGCTCGAGCCGCCAGGGCTCGATCCCACGGCCAACGCCGCGTCTTCGATTGCCGAGATCGTCCAGTACAACCTGTTCGAGACGCTGACCAAGATCAATTCCGACGGCAGCGTCTCGCCGCTGCTGGCCGAGAGCTGGGAGGTCGGCGCCGACCTCAAGACCTTCACCTTCAAGCTGCGCAAGAACGTGCGCTTCCACAACGGCGAGCCCTTCAATGCCGAGACCGTGAAGTTCTCCTTCGAGCGTGCGGCGGCCGAGAAAAGCACCAACAAGGACAAGCGCAACTTCAGCGGGCTCGGCATCAAGATCGTCGATCCGCACACCGTGGTCATCACCAATGAAGACATCGACCCCGACTTCCTGTTCGTGCTGGGCCAGGCCACCTCGATCATCGTCGAGCCCAAGAGCGCGGCCACCAACGCCACCCAGCCCGTGGGCACCGGCCCCTACCAGGTCGGCCGCTGGAGCAAGGGCGCGTCCGTCACGCTCAACGCCTGGAAGGACTACCGCGCAGCGCGCGACATCCACATCCAGCGCGCCACCTTCCGCTTCATTCCCGATCCCGCGGCCCAGGTCGCGGCGCTGATGGCCGGCGACATCGACTGCTTCCCGCGCGTGTCGCCGCGCAGCGTCGCGCAGTTCAAGTCGAACCCGCGCTTCGAGGTACAGGTCAGCGGCTCGCGCGCGAAGACCATCATGGCGATGAACAATGCGCGCAAGCCCCTCAATGACGTGCGCGTGCGCCGCGCGATCGCCGCCGCCATCGACCGCAAGGTGGTGATCGATGGCGCGGCCGAAGGCTATGGCGTGCCCATCGGCAGCTATTACGTGCCCACGGCCTTTGGCTACGTCGACACCACGGGCGTCAATCCCTTCGACCTCGAGAAGGCCAAGGCGCTGCTGGCGGAGGCCGGTGTGAAGCTGCCGCTGACGCTGACCATGACGCTGCCGCCGGCCCCCTATGCGCGCCAGGGCGGTGAAATCATCGCCGCGCAGCTCGCCAAGATCGGCATCCAGGTCAAGCTGCAGAACGTCGAATGGGCGCAGTGGCTCAGCGGCACCTATGGCAACAAGAACTATGACCTGACGATCATTTCGCATGTCGAGCCCTTCGACCTGGGCAACTTCGCCAAGACCGACTACTACTGGGGCTACCAGTCGCAGGCGTTCAACACCTTGTACGACCAGATCAAGCGCGCGCAACGCCCCGCCGACCGCGCGCGCCTGCTCGGCGACGCCCAGCGCCTGATTGCGCAGGATTCGGTGCACGCCTTCCTCTACCAGCCGCAGTGGGTCACGGTGGCCAAGAAGGGCCTGCGCGGACTGTGGAAGGACATGCCGGTGTTCGTCAACGACCTGTCCGCCCTTTCCTGGGCATAA
- a CDS encoding ABC transporter ATP-binding protein, with translation MALLEVSQLQLTLATPRGPVVAVRDLELTLERGATLGIIGESGSGKSLTAMALMGLLPDNAQLSGSIRFDGQELIGLGDKALGALRGNRMAMVFQEPMTALNPLHSIVRQVAEPLRRHRGLDARSARRQAIALLDRVGIADAARRADAYPHEFSGGQRQRVTIAMALACEPDLLIADEPTTALDVTIQQQILDLISDLVDERRMALILISHDLAVVSQNVDQMLVMYGGSVVESGPTEAIFGHLGHPYTRALLAARPQIGSAQRRLPTIPGSVPALADLPPGCPFAGRCAHTVDLCLQQRPALVRADAAPDHWSRCLRPEVVHAPFTAEAP, from the coding sequence ATGGCATTGCTTGAAGTCTCCCAACTGCAGCTCACGCTGGCCACGCCGCGCGGCCCGGTCGTGGCGGTGCGCGACCTGGAACTGACGCTCGAACGCGGCGCCACGCTGGGCATCATCGGCGAATCGGGCAGCGGCAAGTCGCTCACCGCCATGGCGCTGATGGGACTGCTGCCCGACAACGCGCAGCTGTCGGGCAGCATCCGCTTCGACGGCCAGGAACTCATCGGCCTGGGGGACAAGGCACTGGGCGCGCTGCGCGGCAACCGCATGGCCATGGTCTTCCAGGAGCCGATGACCGCGCTCAATCCGCTGCACAGCATCGTGCGCCAGGTGGCCGAGCCGCTGCGCCGCCATCGCGGTCTCGATGCGCGCTCCGCCCGGCGCCAGGCCATCGCCCTGCTCGACCGCGTGGGCATTGCCGATGCCGCGCGCCGCGCCGACGCCTACCCGCACGAGTTCTCGGGCGGACAGCGCCAGCGCGTCACCATCGCCATGGCGCTGGCCTGCGAACCCGACCTGCTGATCGCCGACGAGCCGACCACGGCGCTGGACGTGACCATCCAGCAGCAGATTCTCGACCTGATCAGCGACCTGGTCGACGAACGCCGCATGGCGCTGATCCTGATCTCGCACGACCTGGCCGTGGTGTCGCAGAACGTCGACCAGATGCTGGTGATGTATGGCGGCAGCGTGGTCGAGAGCGGCCCGACCGAGGCGATCTTCGGCCATCTGGGCCACCCCTATACGCGCGCGCTGCTCGCGGCCCGGCCGCAGATCGGCAGCGCCCAGCGGCGCTTGCCCACCATTCCGGGTAGCGTTCCGGCGCTGGCCGACCTGCCGCCGGGTTGCCCGTTCGCGGGCCGCTGCGCGCATACCGTCGACCTGTGCCTGCAGCAGCGCCCGGCCCTGGTGCGCGCCGATGCCGCGCCCGATCACTGGAGCCGCTGCCTGCGGCCCGAGGTGGTGCACGCGCCGTTTACCGCGGAGGCGCCATGA
- a CDS encoding LysE family translocator encodes MPTAETLIAFFGVSVLLAFSPGPDNVFVLLQSIRHGARAGIAVVVGLCAGLVVHTAAVALGLAAVFASSPVAFTALKYCGAAYLAYLAWQAWRAPVTQADTGVAPAAQRMDGRALRRMSARGMLMSLTNPKLLIFFLAFLPQFADPARGSLAPQILVLGGVFMLAAFLVFGAMACFSGAFGRVLQRSANAQRWLNRATSLVFVGLAVRLASLQR; translated from the coding sequence ATGCCCACTGCCGAAACCCTCATCGCCTTCTTTGGCGTCTCCGTGCTGCTGGCCTTCAGTCCCGGGCCGGACAATGTGTTCGTGCTGCTGCAGTCGATTCGCCATGGCGCGCGTGCCGGCATTGCCGTGGTCGTGGGACTTTGCGCCGGGCTGGTGGTGCACACGGCAGCCGTGGCGCTGGGGCTGGCCGCGGTGTTTGCGTCATCGCCGGTGGCGTTCACGGCGCTCAAGTATTGCGGCGCGGCCTATCTCGCCTATCTGGCCTGGCAGGCCTGGCGTGCACCCGTCACCCAGGCGGATACGGGCGTGGCGCCGGCGGCGCAACGCATGGACGGGCGCGCGCTGCGGCGCATGAGTGCGCGCGGCATGCTCATGAGCCTGACCAATCCCAAGCTGCTGATCTTCTTCCTGGCCTTCCTGCCGCAGTTCGCCGACCCGGCGCGCGGCAGCCTGGCGCCGCAGATCCTGGTGCTGGGCGGCGTGTTCATGCTGGCCGCGTTCCTGGTGTTTGGCGCGATGGCCTGCTTCTCGGGCGCATTTGGCCGCGTGCTGCAGCGCTCGGCCAACGCCCAGCGCTGGCTCAACCGCGCGACCTCGCTGGTGTTTGTCGGCCTGGCCGTGCGGTTAGCCTCTCTACAACGCTGA